In a genomic window of Bradyrhizobium sp. LLZ17:
- a CDS encoding alpha/beta fold hydrolase, with protein MSQPAPMITKDGRFAYEAAGDPNATPLIFLHGIGGAARAWRRQLATFGNRFHAIAWDMPGYGGSAPLASVSIPALADALQQFIAQIGAESPILVGHSIGGMIVQKWLVQSPKLARAIVLAQTSPAFGKADGDWQKSFISARLGPLDHGETMKSLAPSLVKELVGDDPDPKGLELASECMASVPEASYRAMMLALIGFDQRSTLKDISVTTLLLSGSRDNNAPAPMMAKTASYIPSAEYVELAGAGHLANLEQPDAFDRALGGFLDAVTARHG; from the coding sequence GTGTCGCAACCCGCACCGATGATAACAAAAGACGGGCGCTTCGCCTACGAAGCGGCAGGCGATCCGAACGCGACGCCTCTGATATTCCTGCACGGCATTGGCGGCGCGGCGCGGGCCTGGCGGCGACAGCTCGCCACATTCGGCAATCGCTTCCACGCGATCGCGTGGGATATGCCGGGCTATGGCGGATCGGCACCGCTTGCCAGCGTCAGCATCCCAGCGCTCGCGGACGCGCTCCAGCAATTCATCGCGCAGATCGGTGCGGAGAGCCCCATTCTGGTCGGCCATTCGATCGGCGGCATGATCGTCCAGAAATGGCTGGTGCAATCACCGAAATTGGCGCGCGCGATTGTCTTGGCACAAACCAGCCCGGCCTTTGGCAAGGCCGACGGCGATTGGCAGAAATCATTCATCTCCGCAAGGCTCGGTCCGCTCGATCACGGGGAGACGATGAAGTCGCTGGCGCCTTCTCTCGTGAAAGAACTGGTCGGCGACGATCCCGATCCGAAAGGGTTAGAGCTTGCGAGCGAATGCATGGCGAGCGTGCCCGAGGCAAGCTATCGCGCCATGATGCTGGCTTTGATCGGATTCGATCAACGCAGCACGCTGAAGGATATTTCCGTTACGACGTTGCTGCTGTCCGGCTCCCGAGACAACAACGCGCCTGCTCCGATGATGGCGAAGACCGCGTCGTACATTCCATCCGCAGAATATGTCGAGCTTGCCGGCGCCGGGCATCTCGCTAACCTCGAACAACCGGATGCCTTCGACAGGGCCCTCGGCGGGTTTCTGGACGCCGTCACGGCCAGACACGGGTGA